Proteins encoded in a region of the Paucibacter sediminis genome:
- a CDS encoding GNAT family N-acetyltransferase, translating to MSASSELRTPRLLLRAPHVALSESVSEFYLRNQAHFAPWDPPSPAGFFAPDQVAARLQLAALAFEEGQAYRWWICSQDAPTRVIGQCQVSQVSRAVFQSAMLGYSLDAQRQGQGIMSEALAVVRDEIFSQRVGLHRLQAAVRPENTRSRQVLRRLGFAHEGHSKRYLFINGAWRDHDLYALINPAWPDDQLEFK from the coding sequence ATGAGCGCCAGCAGCGAACTGCGGACGCCACGGCTGCTGCTGCGCGCGCCCCACGTGGCGCTCAGCGAGTCGGTGAGCGAGTTCTATCTGCGCAATCAGGCGCACTTCGCACCCTGGGATCCGCCTTCGCCGGCGGGCTTTTTCGCGCCAGATCAGGTGGCGGCGCGCCTGCAACTTGCCGCCCTGGCCTTTGAGGAGGGCCAGGCTTACCGCTGGTGGATCTGCAGCCAGGATGCGCCGACCAGGGTGATCGGCCAATGCCAGGTCTCGCAGGTATCGCGCGCCGTGTTCCAGAGTGCCATGCTGGGCTACTCGCTGGATGCTCAACGGCAAGGCCAAGGCATCATGAGCGAGGCCTTGGCAGTGGTGCGCGACGAGATATTCAGCCAACGCGTAGGCCTGCACCGTCTGCAGGCCGCCGTGCGCCCGGAAAACACGCGCAGCCGGCAAGTATTGCGGCGCCTTGGTTTTGCGCATGAGGGCCATAGCAAGCGCTACCTCTTCATCAACGGCGCCTGGCGCGATCACGACCTCTATGCCCTGATCAACCCGGCCTGGCCGGATGATCAACTTGAATTCAAGTAA